One segment of Theobroma cacao cultivar B97-61/B2 chromosome 9, Criollo_cocoa_genome_V2, whole genome shotgun sequence DNA contains the following:
- the LOC18588828 gene encoding putative clathrin assembly protein At5g35200 → MSGGGTQKSLRKALGAIKDTTTVSLAKVNSDYKELDIAIVKATNHYERRAKEKHIRAIFAAISATRPRADVAYCIQALARRLSRTHNWAVALKTLIVIHRALREVDPTFHEEVINYGRSRSHMLNMSHFKDDSSPNAWDYSAWVRTYALFLEERLECFRVLKYDIEMDRPRTKDLDTAELLEQLPALQQLLFRVLGCQPQGAAVHNFVIQLALSMVATESVKVYQAISDGTVNLVDKFFEMQRPDAIKALDIYRRSGQQAERLSEFYEVCKSLDVGRGERFIKIEQPPASFLQAMEEYVREAPRASTVRKDQVDKPKEVLAIEYKKTLEVQEECKRSPSPPPPEPEKVEKVEEPIVEPPDLLGLNNSVPVASELDEKNALALAIVPAEQMTSAAAPVQTNGTTGWELALVTAPSSNDSATAASKLAGGLDKLTLDSLYDDAIRRSNQSVTYNPWEPAPMSGAMMQQPAHDPFYASNMVPAPPSVQMAAMANQQQAFMLQQQVMMMGPQQQASNPFGNPYGASVHPYGSGMPVQAHNPYTGLL, encoded by the exons ATGTCTGGCGGGGGTACTCAGAAGAGCTTGAGGAAAGCACTTGGAGCCATCAAGGATACCACCACTGTTTCATTGGCTAAAGTCAATAGTGATTATAAG GAATTGGATATTGCTATAGTTAAGGCCACAAATCATTATGAACGTCGTGCAAAGGAAAAACATATAAGAG CTATTTTTGCTGCCATTTCAGCTACTAGGCCTCGGGCTGATGTTGCCTATTGCATCCAGGCTCTTGCAAGGCGGCTATCAAGGACTCATAATTGGGCG GTTGCattgaaaactttaatagtcATTCATCGTGCTCTGAGGGAGGTGGACCCTACATTTCATGAAGAAGTCATTAACTATGGCAGAAGTAGAAGCCATATGCTTAACATGTCTCATTTCAAGGACGATTCCAGCCCAAATG CATGGGATTATTCTGCCTGGGTTCGCACTTATGCCTTATTCTTGGAGGAGAGGCTGGAATGTTTTCGTGTCTTGAAGTATGATATTGAGATGGACCGCCCA AGAACGAAAGATTTGGACACTGCAGAGTTGCTTGAGCAGTTGCCAGCTTTGCAACAGCTCCTTTTCCGCGTTCTTGGCTGTCAG CCACAAGGTGCAGCTGTTCATAATTTTGTAATCCAGTTGGCGCTTTCAATG GTGGCTACTGAAAGTGTCAAAGTTTATCAAGCTATAAGTGATGGTACAGTCAATCTCGTAGACAAG TTCTTTGAGATGCAACGTCCAGATGCTATAAAGGCTTTGGATATATACAGGAGATCGGGGCAACAG GCCGAGAGACTTTCAGAATTTTACGAAGTATGTAAAAGTCTTGATGTTGGGCGTGGAGAAAGGTTTATTAAGATAGAGCAG CCACCTGCATCATTTCTACAAGCCATGGAAGAGTATGTAAGAGAAGCTCCACGGGCTTCAACAGTTCGCAAAGATCAG GTTGACAAACCCAAGGAGGTGTTGGCCATTGAGTACAAGAAAACCCTGGAGGTGCAGGAGGAATGTAAACGTTCACCATCACCTCCTCCTCCTGAACCAGAAAAAGTGGAGAAAGTGGAAGAGCCTATTGTTGAACCACCTGATTTGTTG GGTTTAAATAATTCTGTCCCAGTTGCTTCAGAATTAGATGAGAAGAATGCCTTGGCATTGGCTATTGTTCCTGCTG AGCAAATGACTTCTGCTGCTGCTCCTGTTCAAACCAATGGTACTACTGGCTGGGAATTGGCACTTGTCACTGCTCCAAGTTCAAATGACAGTGCTACTGCTGCTAGCAAACTG GCGGGAGGACTTGACAAGCTTACATTAGACAGCCTGTATGATGATGCAATCAGAAGAAGCAACCAGAGCGTGACCTATAATCCCTGGGAACCAGCTCCTATGTCTGGTGCCATGATGCAACAACCAGCGCATGACCCCTTTTATGCTTCCAACATGGTTCCTGCTCCACCTTCAGTCCAGATGGCAGCAATGGCCAATCAGCAGCAGGCTTTTATGTTGCAGCAGCAGGTGATGATGATGGGCCCGCAACAGCAGGCTTCAAATCCTTTTGGCAATCCTTATGGAGCCAGTGTCCACCCTTACGGCTCAGGTATGCCAGTTCAAGCACACAATCCATATACAGGCCTTCTATAG
- the LOC18588829 gene encoding N-alpha-acetyltransferase 35, NatC auxiliary subunit: MVCWLRGFLFLSQSQAKAEKSIINQSQSPHYSCSTAEQIFANSEKRSENSKQMADRAVSEEASMAGHAPKLTSIPASDNTVWADASPLLEAACRGLRDGELIHGDNFNLFAAMSALEIMDPKMDSGIVCRYYSIDEAIENGAAPIPISLDSTIDVQCTIDIMDHLLACEAAWHKGHSLAQTVFSCIYLLRLDRTTSHALLHSYCRVIRATCKAVVSVVSDARTHEEEDLFTMTYGLPLNGDGDEKCLSMLTAVEETISRQLRACKATSSKRRVSEDLEPLQSNTNLEDGLCKALLCRLRFRKHFFHVLTCMKRPQGRGLELARKHIASCILELESILKSAEFLRFCSDDIEDKTTASGREPIGFDATLNSRLSAPTPPRAIKILSWKKAVEYFVKLLHDLDAMCSYSLNPHLESLLCFVVQFQKSQPDLVARAHLQLLLVQDGKLYGRDPIFAVITKAAALPEATKNHDIQKNEYIVQLGQLVVNLLKILCTNAAWQRRKLGKILQDWRVIYVQLELAFRNEFGDVSSSSNEENICMKIFQHILIWVEEQTYWIACRFLILGFELDLYSASEYCMVYWCLYAVLIKLAEKTHLKMAFSYDTAKRKGKKKRDSPKDLARESRIPPAVLFLQCYICLAEGLTMMLAALRNEIMVLQSPSPFNTEQEKFVQHFELLQRACIPDHASYPSFKESTTQARFSTLVMYNYFKDAQRIAKEVKSSFAADPDRLAELRRLEQVAEHNSVALNLICRLGALDPSLKVSFEFSHHPFFATAVVRRS, encoded by the exons ATGGTGTGTTGGTTACGAGGATTCTTGTTCTTGTCTCAAAGCCAGGCGAAGGCTGAAAAGAGCATCATCAACCAAAGCCAAAGTCCTCACTATTCCTGTTCCACAGCAGAACAGATATTCGCAAATTCGGAAAAAAGAAGTGAAAACTCAAAACAAATGGCTGATAGGGCAGTTTCAGAGGAAGCGTCCATGGCAGGCCACGCTCCGAAGCTTACCTCCATTCCTGCCAGCGACAACACTGTCTGGGCCGACGCTTCGCCTCTCCTTGAAGCCGCCTGTAGAG GTCTTAGAGATGGAGAGCTCATTCACGGGGATAatttcaatctttttgctGCCATGTCTGCTTTAGAG ATAATGGATCCAAAGATGGATTCAGGTATTGTTTGTAGATACTATTCTATCGATGAGGCCATTGAAAATGGTGCTGCTCCAATTCCTATTAGCCTTGACAGCACTATTGATGTCCAATGCACTATTGATATTATGGACCATCTTCTAGCTTGTGAG GCAGCATGGCATAAGGGTCATTCCTTGGCGCAAACTGTCTTTTCATGCATCTATCTTTTGAGGCTTGATAGGACAACTTCACATGCCTTACTGCATTCTTATTGCAGAGTTATACGCGCAACCTGCAAGGCAGTTGTGTCAGTTGTTTCAGATGCACGTACACATGAA GAGGAGGATCTTTTTACAATGACATATGGTCTTCCTTTGAATGGGGATGGCGACGAGAAGTGCTTGTCAATGTTGACTGCTGTTGAAGAGACAATATCCCGCCAGTTGCGTGCATGTAAAGCTACATCATCAAAAAGAAGGGTATCAGAGG ATTTAGAGCCATTACAGTCCAATACCAATCTGGAAGACGGACTCTGCAAAGCTTTGTTGTGTCGCTTACGTTTTCGTAAG CATTTTTTCCATGTTCTTACATGTATGAAGCGACCCCAAGGGAGAGGTTTGGAGTTGGCAAGAAAACATATAGCTTCTTGCATATTGGAGCTAGAATCCATTCTTAAATCAGCAGAGTTTCTAAGATTTTGTTCTGATGACATCGAAGACAAAACAACTGCTTCTGGTCGTGAACCAATTGGGTTTGATGCTACATTAAACAGTCGATTATCTGCCCCCACACCACCACGtgcaattaaaattcttaGTTGGAAAAAG GCTgttgaatattttgtaaaactTCTTCATGATCTAGATGCTATGTGCTCTTACTCATTGAATCCTCATTTAGAAAGTCTTCTGTGCTTTGTGGTTCAGTTCCAGAAGTCTCAACCTGATTTGGTAGCAAGAGCTCATCTGCAG CTTCTACTGGTTCAAGATGGGAAACTCTATGGACGTGATCCTATCTTTGCAGTGATAACTAAAGCTGCTGCATTGCCGGAAGCCACCAAAAACCATGATATTCAGAAGAATGAATATATTGTGCAACTAGGACAG TTGGTAGTGAATTTGCTCAAAATACTTTGTACAAATGCTGCCTGGCAAAGGCGTAAGCTCGGGAAAATTTTACAAGATTGGCGTGTTATCTATGTACAG CTAGAGCTTGCTTTTAGAAATGAGTTTGGAGACGTCTCAAGCAGTTCAAATGAGGAG AATATATGTATGAAAATATTCCAACATATCCTCATTTGGGTGGAAGAGCAAACATACTGGATAGCTTGTCGATTTCTCATATTGGGTTTTGAATTGGATCTCTATTCTGCAAGTGAATACTGCATGGTATATTGGTGTTTGTATGCTGTCTTGATCAAGCTTGCAGAGAAAACTCATCTTAAGATGGCTTTTAGCTATGACACTG CTAAACGgaagggaaagaagaaaagggatTCTCCTAAAGATTTGGCTAGGGAATCTCGGATCCCACCAGCTGTTTTGTTCCTTCAATGCTATATATGTCTTGCAGAAGGACTTACAATG ATGCTTGCTGCTTTGAGGAATGAAATCATGGTCTTGCAGAGTCCAAGCCCCTTTAATACCGAGCAGGAG AAATTTGTTCAGCATTTTGAGCTTTTACAAAGAGCCTGCATTCCTGATCATGCTTCATACCCATCATTTAAGGAATCAACAACTCAAGCTCGCTTTTCT ACACTAGTTATGTATAATTACTTCAAGGATGCTCAGAGGATAGCTAAGGAGGTCAAGAGTAGTTTTGCCGCTGATCCAGACAGATTGGCTGAACTCCGAAGACTAGAGCAAGTTGCAGAGCACAACAGTGTTGCCCTAAATCTGATTTGTCGGTTAGGAGCTCTTGACCCGTCACTAAAGGTTTCTTTTGAGTTCAGCCATCATCCATTCTTTGCCACCGCCGTTGTCAGGAGATCTTGA